Proteins found in one Phycodurus eques isolate BA_2022a chromosome 18, UOR_Pequ_1.1, whole genome shotgun sequence genomic segment:
- the LOC133416646 gene encoding transcription factor 24-like — MERSELGKPQGNLRPSPSFPALMAGNPLESLSSVTVSHQPAEPETQRASASGSSACLQRRRHGIRGDPGLCYLVPSARGPGSNTSDPTLAIGTPRGHHSPENAARERSRVRNLRQAFHSLQAALPSVPRDTKLSKLDVLVLATNYIAYLTQTLDQGRTLAEHTLTPRPGGYLHPVKKWPMRSLLYCGSVGEVLSGVPANQRPPSGQDTVHLLDRTTGGDEC, encoded by the exons ATGGAGCGGTCGGAGTTGGGGAAGCCTCAGGGCAATCTGCGCCCATCTCCTTCTTTCCCAGCGCTCATGGCGGGAAACCCTCTGGAGAGTCTCTCGTCGGTGACCGTGAGCCACCAACCGGCGGAACCTGAGACCCAGCGAGCCTCCGCGAGCGGAAGCTCAGCGTGCCTGCAAAGACGCAGGCACGGCATCCGCGGCGACCCCGGCCTGTGTTATCTG GTGCCATCCGCCCGCGGGCCCGGATCAAACACGAGCGATCCGACGCTCGCGATCGGCACGCCGCGCGGCCATCACTCCCCGGAAAATGCGGCGCGGGAGAGAAGCCGCGTACGCAACCTGCGGCAGGCCTTCCACAGCCTGCAG GCTGCTCTGCCCTCAGTCCCTCGTGACACCAAGTTGTCCAAGCTGGATGTTCTGGTTCTGGCAACCAACTACATAGCTTACCTGACACAGACCTTGGACCAGGGAAGAACTCTGGCCGAGCACACCTTGACACCAAGACCAGGTGGATACCTACACCCGGTTAAG AAATGGCCTATGCGCTCCCTGCTCTACTGTGGCAGCGTGGGGGAAGTGCTCTCGGGGGTTCCGGCCAATCAGAGGCCGCCGTCCGGACAGGACACAGTGCACCTGCTGGACCGTACAACGGGAGGGGACGAGTGTTAG